The proteins below come from a single Nocardiopsis gilva YIM 90087 genomic window:
- a CDS encoding pentapeptide repeat-containing protein: protein MPERTNPSAVHPRSWPADQGTVESLREYIRWLESGGKSGSELGGAELDFRGADLTEMDLRSLFLWGADFSSTTLDRVDFYKAELTGAILNDASLVGARLHRTEMNECEARRASFFEADLLGVRLHESDLSFADFRKARTNGAQMWESDLRGADFRNAWFGPEGPGGWTDLEGARMAGCKISNAGGWVKGPVDIGQEEEIQLVSGSDLYSWFAENGAPDIHVI from the coding sequence ATGCCTGAGCGCACCAATCCATCTGCAGTGCATCCTCGGTCTTGGCCTGCGGACCAGGGAACGGTTGAATCCCTGCGTGAATATATCCGTTGGCTGGAAAGCGGCGGAAAAAGCGGAAGTGAACTGGGTGGAGCTGAACTCGATTTTCGTGGTGCCGACCTGACGGAAATGGACTTGAGGTCGCTCTTCTTGTGGGGGGCGGATTTCTCAAGCACAACCCTGGACAGGGTTGATTTCTATAAGGCAGAGTTGACTGGGGCAATATTGAACGATGCCAGCCTGGTTGGAGCGAGGCTGCATCGAACGGAAATGAATGAGTGTGAGGCCCGCAGAGCCAGCTTCTTTGAAGCAGACCTGCTTGGCGTCCGTCTTCACGAATCAGACCTCTCCTTCGCCGATTTCAGAAAAGCACGCACCAACGGCGCACAAATGTGGGAGTCGGATCTGAGAGGTGCCGATTTTCGCAATGCATGGTTTGGCCCTGAGGGGCCAGGTGGGTGGACTGATCTAGAGGGAGCCCGGATGGCCGGCTGCAAGATCTCAAACGCCGGCGGCTGGGTTAAGGGGCCTGTTGATATTGGACAAGAGGAGGAGATCCAGCTTGTCTCCGGATCTGATCTCTATTCCTGGTTCGCGGAAAACGGGGCGCCGGACATCCACGTAATTTGA
- a CDS encoding DUF6507 family protein, translated as MPSGIDGCSTATRAYMNGNLEMATEAQNNAGTVTDPDL; from the coding sequence CTGCCTAGCGGCATCGACGGGTGCAGCACGGCCACCCGCGCCTACATGAACGGCAACCTGGAGATGGCCACCGAGGCGCAGAACAACGCCGGAACCGTCACCGACCCCGACCTGTGA
- a CDS encoding DUF6507 family protein, with the protein MSGWDIDPEGVGAVLHKVADRAGGEDGEGGLVATLKSMGEHLDYAGKCAKSFPVNTALGEFVEHYRPQLNNMVAKTARACFLNRRVEWGSRWQSW; encoded by the coding sequence ATGAGCGGATGGGACATCGACCCTGAAGGCGTGGGGGCCGTCCTGCACAAGGTCGCCGACCGCGCGGGCGGTGAGGACGGTGAGGGTGGGCTGGTGGCCACCCTGAAGTCGATGGGCGAGCACCTGGATTATGCGGGCAAGTGCGCCAAGAGCTTCCCGGTCAACACCGCCCTGGGCGAGTTCGTCGAGCACTACCGTCCGCAGCTGAACAACATGGTCGCCAAGACCGCTAGGGCCTGTTTTTTGAATCGGCGGGTGGAGTGGGGCTCGCGCTGGCAATCTTGGTGA
- a CDS encoding integrase core domain-containing protein, with translation MCPCAPANAWNKPGSRSRLDRWPDPYDNAMAEALSGTFKAELIEHQGPWATRAQVEHALLRWVGWYNHGITRSISKHIIALRTLGKPSRRQPRHKRRVSSHRRTNAGGETGPAQYRHCPLLV, from the coding sequence ATGTGTCCTTGCGCTCCAGCGAACGCCTGGAACAAGCCGGGATCGCGGAGTCGGCTGGATCGGTGGCCGGATCCGTATGACAACGCGATGGCCGAGGCGCTCAGCGGCACGTTCAAGGCCGAGCTGATCGAGCATCAGGGACCGTGGGCCACCCGCGCCCAGGTCGAGCATGCGCTGCTCCGGTGGGTGGGGTGGTACAACCATGGGATAACCCGCTCAATCTCCAAACACATCATTGCCCTGAGAACACTCGGCAAGCCTTCTCGCAGGCAGCCAAGACACAAAAGACGTGTGAGCTCTCATCGCAGAACGAACGCAGGCGGAGAGACCGGGCCGGCCCAGTACCGTCACTGCCCTCTCCTGGTGTAA
- a CDS encoding Kelch repeat-containing protein: MTQVRPSVHLITASLFALLLNASCAQVPTDQEPPPPSAAHTSPSPFPPRMGHTSIATGNGVIIWGGHEEDQSRPEASGALYDPAQDSWTPIPQSPLAPRTRHSAVWTGKEMIIWGGSGEEKDGGRFLRDGAAYDPATQEWRKIRNAPFPISSASALYHSRHIFMGPGSPTSRDDLGKLAVYSLLRDSWETIDIGLRVYGIAPLGESSIAVVGESEGRTEVLEYRIGARGVREIISRGAADQMSSITLVADGSDVVLVLVPESSSSEVHVIDPDGNLVKESDVSGDLHGQVDMVQYPLGRGEGWLHGESVVSISDRGLSRVDLRTMESRSWQPKEFRGRCGGFSASSLMNDDIFVWGGRSCEGSALDAETAGLVVSL; the protein is encoded by the coding sequence ATGACCCAGGTTCGTCCCTCCGTCCACCTGATCACCGCATCTCTGTTCGCCCTGCTACTTAACGCCTCTTGTGCGCAGGTCCCTACGGATCAGGAACCTCCGCCTCCTTCTGCAGCGCATACATCCCCATCCCCGTTTCCTCCACGGATGGGACACACTTCAATCGCGACGGGGAACGGGGTGATCATCTGGGGGGGACATGAGGAGGATCAAAGCCGTCCAGAGGCCAGTGGAGCCCTGTACGACCCCGCGCAGGATTCCTGGACTCCGATCCCGCAGTCACCATTGGCCCCACGGACGCGACACAGCGCAGTCTGGACGGGGAAGGAGATGATCATCTGGGGAGGATCTGGGGAAGAAAAGGATGGTGGACGGTTTCTCCGTGACGGAGCCGCCTACGATCCCGCAACGCAGGAGTGGAGAAAGATTCGCAATGCTCCGTTCCCCATTTCTTCTGCCAGTGCACTCTATCATTCCCGGCACATATTTATGGGACCCGGCAGTCCGACTTCACGCGATGACCTCGGAAAGCTTGCCGTATATTCGCTCCTGCGAGACTCCTGGGAAACGATCGACATTGGCCTTCGAGTCTATGGAATAGCCCCGCTTGGAGAGTCATCGATTGCTGTAGTCGGAGAGTCCGAGGGGAGAACAGAGGTCCTTGAATACCGCATTGGCGCCAGGGGTGTGCGGGAGATAATTAGCCGTGGTGCTGCCGATCAGATGTCATCTATCACTCTAGTGGCGGATGGAAGCGATGTAGTCCTGGTCCTTGTTCCGGAATCTTCCTCGTCAGAGGTGCATGTCATTGATCCAGATGGAAACCTGGTTAAGGAATCTGATGTGTCCGGTGATTTACATGGTCAGGTAGACATGGTGCAGTATCCGCTCGGCCGCGGAGAGGGGTGGCTGCACGGTGAATCCGTTGTCTCGATATCGGACCGAGGGTTGAGTCGCGTTGATCTCCGGACTATGGAATCGCGGTCATGGCAGCCCAAGGAGTTCCGCGGGCGTTGCGGCGGGTTCTCTGCGTCGAGCCTGATGAACGACGATATCTTCGTCTGGGGAGGACGGAGTTGCGAAGGCTCTGCTCTCGATGCTGAGACAGCGGGCCTGGTCGTATCCCTGTGA
- a CDS encoding GNAT family N-acetyltransferase — translation MASHWVKLELDVKNFDAARFAGYVERCRDAGIRLTTLAELGDTPRDRHALYELNKDCSADIPDRGEFYTFEEYLEHRIEVPSYDPRGVVIALDDSVWCGLAATSNHRASGFVFNEMTGVKAPYRGRGISIAMKTFGIGFAGLCGVDKIRTFHHPANTAAIEMNRRLGYVDAEQD, via the coding sequence ATGGCAAGCCATTGGGTCAAGCTGGAACTCGACGTGAAGAACTTCGACGCCGCGCGCTTCGCGGGATACGTAGAGCGTTGCCGAGACGCCGGCATCCGCTTGACAACGCTGGCCGAGCTAGGCGACACCCCACGCGACCGGCACGCGCTCTACGAGCTCAACAAGGACTGCTCCGCCGACATCCCCGACCGCGGCGAGTTCTACACGTTCGAGGAGTATCTCGAACACCGCATCGAGGTCCCCTCCTACGACCCCCGTGGTGTCGTGATCGCGCTGGACGACTCCGTGTGGTGCGGACTCGCCGCGACATCAAACCACCGAGCTTCCGGCTTCGTCTTCAACGAGATGACCGGAGTCAAGGCTCCCTACCGCGGTCGAGGTATCTCCATCGCGATGAAGACATTCGGCATCGGATTCGCCGGGCTGTGCGGCGTGGACAAGATCCGAACCTTCCACCACCCGGCGAACACGGCCGCTATCGAGATGAACAGGCGACTCGGTTACGTCGATGCCGAGCAGGATTGA
- a CDS encoding PIG-L deacetylase family protein: MATVVAFHAHPDDEVLLTGGTLARVAAEGHRVVIVVATDGIVTAVSEGAPTRLDELRTSAAILGVHRVEHLGYADSGHGAILYPDPPDRTRFVRADTEEAAGRLAALLREENADVLLSYDPNGGYGHRDHVKVHKVGTRAAELAGVDSVLEATVPRDAVERLIRLIRALRIPLRYDTDALSAAYSPRSAITHRVDVRRFARQKQAALAAHRSEVNGIGGIALIMRVLVRLPVGVFGLLLGREWFVDAATTPVTKPATGIFPSG; encoded by the coding sequence ATGGCAACCGTCGTGGCGTTCCACGCCCACCCGGACGATGAAGTACTGCTGACCGGTGGCACCCTCGCCCGCGTCGCGGCGGAGGGTCATCGGGTGGTGATCGTGGTGGCCACGGATGGCATCGTGACCGCCGTATCCGAGGGTGCACCCACTCGCCTGGATGAGCTGCGCACGAGCGCGGCCATCCTCGGTGTGCACCGGGTCGAGCACTTGGGTTACGCCGACAGCGGGCACGGGGCGATCCTCTACCCCGACCCGCCGGACCGGACGCGTTTCGTCCGCGCCGATACCGAGGAGGCCGCCGGGCGCCTCGCCGCGCTCCTGCGCGAGGAGAACGCCGACGTACTGCTCAGCTACGACCCCAACGGCGGATACGGCCACCGCGACCACGTCAAAGTGCACAAGGTTGGCACGCGCGCCGCTGAACTGGCCGGCGTGGACTCCGTGCTGGAAGCGACGGTCCCCCGCGATGCGGTCGAGCGCCTGATCCGGTTGATACGCGCTCTGCGGATCCCCCTCCGCTACGACACCGACGCGCTCAGCGCCGCTTACAGCCCACGCTCGGCCATCACCCACCGGGTAGACGTGCGACGCTTCGCCCGGCAGAAACAGGCAGCCCTCGCCGCCCACCGCTCTGAAGTCAACGGAATCGGCGGAATCGCCCTCATCATGCGCGTTCTCGTCCGGCTTCCGGTGGGCGTGTTCGGGCTGCTCCTTGGCCGTGAGTGGTTCGTCGACGCAGCCACGACCCCGGTCACCAAACCCGCCACCGGCATCTTCCCCTCCGGATGA
- a CDS encoding outer membrane protein assembly factor BamB family protein, with protein sequence MVGFVCVVSLTACTPEDEADPAALAPSVISPNKLVTCEDADNCGEAGALRWSLPLTGNYYLYRDDDGQATVLPESEVLGNEYPTPRAVAHNGTLYYYEHERFRAVDAETGNLLWTEDIDPKRPKAVEAVQVVGDTLVVYARDNRDGDEALLYLVNPTKDSPRWQRIDIPIRVRVSLSDDDPANGTHVLLEKELDGGLKRGQYGYFLVKVPNGEVEWSADLPGLGEAYAFTDDVLYVVEEEGEDEDESERVFLIDPADGREISDFVVPDGLQAKYRLHATESGELILGSSDCPEPLDQCSGEPLSGLDAKTGELLWEHPEKAVILSLVERDGTTLVYFHDQHGYQSLDARTGAIVDDDVLGATTALIDAFGASYPWREHKPASDADRRTAPVEAYGPGVGKLAIDMGAGTRYLTSYLTEEGEVVGVYQGCAPDGMRSQRMNSPAVWQECVSPRLFTVDYGV encoded by the coding sequence TTGGTCGGGTTCGTCTGTGTTGTCTCGCTCACCGCTTGCACCCCGGAGGACGAAGCCGACCCGGCCGCACTCGCCCCCTCGGTGATCAGCCCCAACAAACTCGTCACCTGCGAGGACGCGGACAACTGCGGGGAGGCCGGGGCACTGCGCTGGTCACTGCCACTCACGGGCAATTACTACTTGTACCGCGATGACGACGGCCAGGCGACTGTCCTGCCGGAGTCGGAGGTGCTCGGCAACGAGTACCCCACTCCCCGCGCGGTGGCCCACAACGGCACTCTCTACTACTACGAACACGAACGGTTCAGGGCCGTCGACGCCGAGACCGGCAATTTGCTGTGGACCGAGGACATTGATCCGAAACGGCCCAAGGCCGTGGAGGCGGTGCAGGTGGTCGGCGACACACTGGTCGTGTACGCGCGGGACAACCGGGACGGGGACGAAGCGTTGCTTTACCTGGTGAACCCGACGAAGGATAGCCCGCGCTGGCAGCGCATCGACATCCCGATACGAGTGAGAGTCAGCCTCAGCGATGACGACCCTGCTAACGGCACCCATGTGCTGTTGGAGAAGGAGCTCGATGGAGGGCTCAAGAGGGGGCAGTACGGGTATTTCCTCGTCAAGGTACCCAATGGTGAGGTTGAGTGGTCCGCGGACCTACCTGGGCTTGGCGAGGCGTACGCGTTCACCGATGACGTGCTCTACGTGGTGGAGGAAGAGGGTGAGGACGAGGACGAATCAGAGCGCGTCTTCCTCATCGACCCTGCCGACGGCCGTGAAATCTCCGACTTCGTCGTGCCCGATGGGCTGCAGGCGAAGTATCGCCTCCATGCGACCGAGTCCGGTGAACTTATCCTCGGCTCCTCTGATTGCCCAGAGCCGTTGGACCAGTGCTCCGGCGAACCACTCAGTGGGCTGGACGCCAAAACCGGTGAGTTGCTGTGGGAACACCCCGAGAAGGCGGTCATCCTTTCCCTCGTCGAACGAGACGGCACCACCCTCGTCTACTTCCACGACCAGCACGGCTACCAGAGCCTGGACGCACGCACCGGCGCGATCGTTGATGACGATGTCTTGGGAGCCACTACGGCGCTGATCGACGCGTTCGGAGCCTCCTACCCCTGGCGCGAGCACAAGCCCGCGTCGGACGCGGATCGCAGAACAGCTCCGGTCGAGGCGTACGGTCCAGGGGTAGGCAAGCTTGCCATCGACATGGGGGCCGGAACGCGGTACCTGACCTCCTACCTGACCGAGGAGGGTGAGGTCGTCGGTGTGTACCAGGGTTGTGCTCCCGACGGGATGCGCTCACAGCGCATGAACTCGCCCGCCGTGTGGCAGGAGTGCGTCTCACCCCGCCTATTCACTGTCGACTATGGGGTCTGA
- a CDS encoding TPR repeat region-containing protein: protein MAKIELDFTPKDTDADPGEIKDSHEDLKGLNKRMLGQSKDLSGQFNSTSMEFSEAVAWNITDESKYNSNKWINASESVMFCAFVTEFWHGCVNDFKKKRKQIVEDWEDAKKAAEKAVPDDYEDVPITESNHPSHAPGNDSATKKAVEAYYGLVRKRGELKKEDSTNWSNLQEGKDEVESQLKGGPNVENIKKLMDAGYVDMAFFNLRGTDFYLNKIDTKNVEKWPDKLSKYWSGEKELDSEYYSMMMLLNIIGYESSRVQALRDSSNPPQLDKKYRDYLKKFYSGTENGWGASGNTLDLANLIDGSDLERSEKDAALGAIGGGLLTLSDEKIGGGFEELPESIRKASSGSFVWNIKSPEDGYDTANWIEDYKKLSKLLGNAPENLQGGKDFSAGISISIGQHLKSDSKDWIDEDAAGHLVEVAARNKDANHGILTDDYTHPYIENADLDDKELKKLKSLNSDAVEGLLKYEWPDKDENGNESWMKDGKPVTGLIDWLADDALEDNPEVRRRAGEASEGLISMITTDEMFKSLTDTGIKTSGDDNATFSRVNPEICEKLANIFYSHIDDFGIESDSPRDNKFVISDDPNKDELTVDSRSRARFMQYLVANEETAENLIQAVEAKQDSTFNEYMKNGENPTDNAGNSGRLKGLLDASIINESLERFDDDKKAYEAEIKLKKKAMDKVIDLSQADRIPGWQYYGNDLKKSLTDVVAKGMTEKYEPIHGNLKETPEILKYSKNGSKLDFQLKALDYLESHGEIEMEDISSDLKKGDKLLSSGDFDQGEFSRRRTSAEDDLQSISAKRPARDPDSDEFHYASIKDIPIGERDYYKFGSDFVDKYSGEHWDGYEYYLNKYRSNDVNDYETFEKGEDINALPYYDPSSDDDKEEKKDED from the coding sequence ATGGCGAAAATCGAACTCGACTTCACACCGAAGGATACCGATGCGGATCCGGGTGAGATCAAAGACAGCCATGAAGATCTCAAGGGACTAAACAAGCGAATGCTTGGCCAGTCGAAGGACCTGTCGGGGCAGTTCAACAGTACGTCCATGGAGTTTTCAGAGGCAGTTGCCTGGAACATTACGGATGAGTCCAAATACAACTCCAACAAGTGGATAAACGCAAGTGAATCAGTTATGTTCTGTGCTTTTGTCACGGAATTCTGGCATGGATGCGTAAACGACTTCAAGAAAAAAAGAAAGCAAATCGTTGAAGATTGGGAAGATGCAAAAAAGGCTGCAGAAAAAGCCGTGCCTGATGACTACGAAGATGTTCCTATCACTGAGAGCAATCACCCGAGTCATGCCCCCGGAAACGACAGTGCAACTAAAAAAGCTGTAGAGGCCTACTATGGCCTGGTGAGAAAGAGAGGAGAGCTCAAGAAAGAAGACAGCACAAATTGGAGTAATCTACAGGAAGGAAAGGACGAAGTCGAGTCTCAGCTTAAAGGAGGTCCGAATGTCGAGAATATCAAGAAACTAATGGACGCTGGCTATGTAGACATGGCCTTCTTTAATCTGCGAGGGACTGATTTCTATCTGAACAAAATCGACACAAAAAACGTCGAGAAGTGGCCAGATAAGCTGTCGAAGTACTGGTCGGGAGAGAAGGAGCTCGACAGCGAGTACTACAGCATGATGATGCTCCTGAACATCATCGGCTACGAGTCTTCGCGCGTGCAGGCGCTGAGAGACTCTTCGAATCCTCCGCAACTTGACAAAAAATATAGGGATTACCTGAAGAAATTTTATTCGGGAACCGAAAATGGGTGGGGCGCCAGTGGAAACACTCTGGACCTTGCGAACTTGATCGACGGCAGCGATCTGGAGAGATCCGAGAAGGACGCAGCGCTAGGAGCCATCGGTGGCGGGCTTCTTACGCTATCAGATGAGAAAATTGGGGGAGGATTCGAAGAACTTCCCGAAAGTATTCGAAAGGCATCATCGGGTTCCTTTGTTTGGAATATTAAATCCCCTGAGGATGGATACGATACTGCCAATTGGATTGAGGACTACAAAAAACTCTCGAAGCTACTTGGTAACGCGCCTGAGAACCTTCAGGGTGGTAAAGACTTTTCAGCCGGAATCAGCATTTCCATAGGTCAGCATCTAAAATCGGACTCAAAGGATTGGATAGATGAAGACGCTGCTGGCCACCTTGTGGAAGTTGCAGCCCGGAATAAAGACGCCAACCATGGGATTCTGACAGACGACTACACCCATCCCTACATCGAAAACGCAGACCTAGACGATAAGGAGCTGAAAAAGCTCAAGTCGTTGAATAGTGACGCTGTCGAAGGGCTGTTGAAATATGAGTGGCCAGATAAGGATGAAAATGGAAATGAAAGCTGGATGAAGGATGGTAAGCCTGTCACTGGACTGATTGACTGGTTGGCTGATGACGCCCTTGAGGACAACCCAGAAGTGCGTAGGCGGGCTGGTGAGGCCAGCGAAGGTCTTATCTCGATGATAACTACAGACGAAATGTTTAAGAGCCTTACGGATACCGGGATCAAGACGTCTGGCGATGACAACGCCACGTTCAGCCGTGTGAATCCTGAGATTTGTGAAAAGCTAGCCAATATCTTCTACTCGCATATAGACGATTTCGGGATAGAGTCGGATAGCCCCCGCGATAATAAGTTCGTCATCAGCGATGATCCGAATAAGGATGAACTGACTGTGGACTCGAGGTCCCGCGCTCGCTTCATGCAGTATCTTGTCGCAAATGAGGAAACTGCAGAGAACCTTATCCAGGCTGTTGAAGCGAAACAGGACAGCACATTCAACGAATATATGAAGAATGGGGAAAATCCCACGGATAATGCTGGGAATTCGGGTCGGCTTAAGGGGCTGCTTGACGCATCTATCATAAATGAATCATTGGAACGTTTTGATGATGACAAGAAAGCCTATGAAGCTGAAATTAAACTCAAGAAGAAGGCAATGGATAAGGTCATTGATCTCAGTCAGGCCGATAGAATTCCCGGCTGGCAGTACTATGGAAATGATTTGAAGAAATCATTGACAGACGTCGTCGCGAAGGGGATGACAGAGAAGTATGAGCCTATCCATGGAAACCTGAAGGAAACCCCTGAAATCCTAAAGTATAGTAAGAACGGGAGTAAGCTAGACTTTCAACTGAAAGCCTTGGATTATCTTGAATCTCATGGGGAAATAGAAATGGAGGACATTTCCTCGGATCTAAAGAAAGGCGATAAATTGCTCTCGTCTGGAGATTTCGATCAGGGTGAATTTTCAAGAAGAAGGACTAGTGCGGAGGATGATCTGCAGTCTATCTCTGCCAAGCGTCCTGCAAGGGACCCGGATAGCGATGAATTCCACTATGCTTCTATCAAAGATATTCCCATTGGTGAGAGGGACTACTACAAATTTGGATCAGATTTTGTCGACAAGTATTCCGGTGAGCATTGGGATGGTTATGAGTACTATCTCAACAAGTATCGTAGCAATGATGTTAACGACTATGAGACCTTTGAAAAGGGTGAGGACATCAACGCCCTCCCATATTATGATCCGTCGTCCGACGATGACAAGGAGGAGAAAAAGGACGAGGACTAA
- a CDS encoding TetR/AcrR family transcriptional regulator C-terminal domain-containing protein, translating to MTLDRETVIRAALRLLDEVGLEGLTLRRIATDLKVKAPALYWHFSSKQDLLDAMATTVLTDAFNADDGSWEELAWPDFLRDYGSTLRHALLRYRDGAKMVPGTYLTDPSMYGVMERALGVLTAAGFSPETASLALGTTYSFTVGHAIEEQGMRPRPGQQDPRYDREARRERIDPDTQPTVAALNEAAPSLATDADRAFDRGLDLIITGLAAGLAPESRSAAPHTEP from the coding sequence GTGACGTTGGACCGTGAGACCGTGATCCGTGCCGCGCTGCGGCTGCTGGACGAAGTGGGCCTGGAGGGACTCACGCTGCGGCGCATCGCCACCGACCTCAAGGTCAAGGCGCCCGCTCTGTACTGGCACTTCTCCAGCAAGCAGGACCTCTTGGACGCCATGGCCACCACGGTGTTGACCGACGCCTTCAACGCAGATGACGGGTCGTGGGAGGAGCTGGCCTGGCCGGACTTCCTGCGCGACTACGGCAGCACGCTGCGGCATGCCCTCCTGCGCTACCGCGATGGCGCCAAGATGGTGCCGGGCACCTATCTCACCGACCCGAGCATGTATGGCGTCATGGAGCGCGCGCTGGGGGTGCTGACCGCGGCGGGTTTCTCCCCCGAGACCGCCTCGCTGGCGCTCGGCACGACATACAGTTTCACCGTGGGCCACGCGATTGAGGAGCAGGGGATGCGCCCCCGCCCCGGACAGCAGGATCCCCGTTATGACCGCGAGGCACGCCGCGAGCGCATCGACCCCGACACCCAGCCCACCGTCGCCGCGCTCAACGAGGCCGCACCCTCGCTCGCCACCGACGCCGACCGCGCGTTCGACCGCGGCCTCGACCTGATCATCACCGGCCTGGCCGCCGGGTTGGCCCCCGAGTCGCGAAGCGCCGCACCCCACACCGAACCCTGA
- a CDS encoding quinone oxidoreductase family protein, giving the protein MKAAVIHTVGEPPRYDDFVAPTPRDDEVLVHVSAASITNIARMRAAGTHYSRREELPAVAGIDGVGRTEDGTRVYFGGPRAPYGTMAEVSLSPRAWIAPVPDALDDATAAALPNAGISAWLSLSHTAGLRSGESVLVLGATGVTGRLAVQAAKQQGAGRVVAAGRDTTSLARLTELGADATIKLDAPDIDLAAEFANAAEGGFDVVIDYLWGAPTEALIRSVSRGDLTPATSRTRLVQVGEMAGPAISLSAAALRSSGLEIVGNGTGSMPGPEVLRAAFTQVMASAARGELVIDTEAVPLSQVTDAWSRDAKGTRLVLVP; this is encoded by the coding sequence ATGAAGGCCGCCGTCATCCATACCGTCGGAGAGCCGCCGCGCTACGACGACTTCGTCGCGCCCACGCCGCGCGACGATGAGGTACTCGTCCACGTCAGCGCGGCCTCGATCACCAACATTGCGCGCATGCGCGCGGCCGGCACCCACTACTCCCGGCGCGAGGAGCTCCCTGCCGTTGCCGGTATCGACGGAGTGGGGCGCACCGAGGACGGCACGCGCGTGTACTTCGGCGGGCCGCGCGCGCCCTACGGCACGATGGCCGAGGTCAGCCTCAGCCCCCGCGCGTGGATCGCCCCCGTTCCCGATGCCCTGGACGACGCGACCGCCGCCGCGCTGCCCAACGCTGGGATCTCGGCCTGGCTGTCGCTGTCCCACACCGCAGGGCTACGTTCCGGAGAAAGCGTGCTGGTCCTCGGAGCGACCGGGGTCACCGGGCGACTCGCGGTCCAAGCGGCCAAGCAGCAGGGCGCCGGGCGAGTCGTGGCCGCCGGGCGCGACACGACGTCACTCGCCCGGCTGACCGAGCTCGGCGCCGACGCCACGATCAAGCTCGACGCCCCTGATATCGACCTTGCCGCGGAGTTCGCCAACGCGGCGGAGGGCGGCTTCGACGTCGTCATCGACTACCTGTGGGGCGCGCCGACCGAGGCCTTGATCCGCTCGGTGAGCCGGGGCGACCTGACCCCCGCCACTTCACGGACGCGGCTGGTCCAGGTGGGCGAGATGGCCGGGCCCGCCATCTCGCTGTCCGCCGCCGCCCTGCGTTCGTCGGGCCTGGAGATCGTCGGTAACGGAACCGGGAGCATGCCCGGCCCTGAGGTCCTCCGTGCCGCCTTCACCCAGGTGATGGCCAGCGCTGCACGGGGTGAGCTGGTCATCGACACCGAGGCGGTCCCGCTCAGCCAGGTCACCGACGCCTGGAGTCGTGACGCCAAGGGCACCCGGTTGGTGCTGGTGCCCTAG
- a CDS encoding transposase, with protein sequence MPTSTPPGPLKRGEGQDHGTAEPGGHALGRSRGGLATKNHLACEQRQMPMSVVVTAGQRGDAPQFEPVMERIRVVAYGRSGPARTRPERVRADKAYSSKRIRSYPRRRTVPESADRCATPSARGSAGVVRPALTGPTTAPVTRSSAGSTSSNTTGRRPHAKTNSPFATRPPTRSLPPTNSFDYPNTP encoded by the coding sequence GTGCCCACCAGCACACCGCCGGGACCGCTAAAAAGGGGGGAGGGTCAAGATCACGGAACGGCCGAACCCGGCGGCCACGCCTTGGGGCGCTCCCGCGGCGGGTTGGCCACGAAAAACCATCTAGCCTGCGAGCAGCGCCAAATGCCCATGTCCGTGGTGGTCACGGCCGGGCAGAGAGGGGACGCGCCGCAGTTCGAGCCGGTCATGGAACGCATCCGGGTGGTCGCCTACGGGCGGAGCGGGCCCGCGCGCACCCGACCTGAGCGGGTGCGCGCGGATAAGGCCTACAGCTCGAAGAGGATCCGCTCCTACCCGCGTCGACGCACGGTCCCCGAGTCTGCCGATCGGTGCGCAACCCCAAGCGCAAGGGGCAGCGCGGGAGTCGTCCGCCCAGCTTTGACAGGGCCGACTACCGCGCCCGTCACGCGGTCGAGCGCAGGATCAACCAGCTCAAACACAACCGGACGGCGGCCACACGCTAAGACAAACTCGCCCTTCGCTACGAGGCCACCGACCAGATCGCTGCCACCAACGAATAGCTTTGACTACCCAAACACGCCCTAA